The Brevibacterium atlanticum genome segment TCGCGGACTCCACGGTCGCCTTCGATCCGAGTGCCACCTGACCGCTGCCGACTCCGGTGGCGGGGTTCGTGATATCGCCGAGGCGGGTGTCCGTGTCCGCGGTGACGGACTCTCCGTTGATCCAGTGGTTGAGGGTGGTCAGAGCGGTCAGGGTGGTCATGCGGTGTCCTTCTGCTTCGGTGACGGTGCGGTTGTGCCCATTCTCCGGCCTCGCACCGTTTCGCAACAGGGGCAGACTGTCAGAATGGATGCTGCCGGCTTTACACTGTGTCAATGGACGGCACTTCCTCTTCGATCGATTCGACGGCTTCTGTCGAGCCAGCGGATCCCGCCGGGCTGAGCATCGCGGGTCTGCTCGACCACGATGAGATCCGCGACGGCGGGCCCGAGGTGGTCGCAGGTGCGGCAGATCTGCACCGCACCATCCGCTGGGTCCACATCGCCGACTCCGCTCAGGTCGAGCGCTTCCTCGAAGGCGGGGAACTCGTGCTCACCACGGCGACGACCTTCCGCCGATCCCCTGCGGCGATGCGTGAATTCCTCGATCAGCTCGAGCGGGCGGGTGCGGCCGGCACCATCGTCGAGCTCGTCGATGAGGACTCGGAGCCGGACCACGGCGCAGCAGCTGTTCTCAGGGAGGCGTCGGCCGGTCGCACGCTTCCCGTCATCCTGCTGGAGCGGCGGGTGAAGTTCGTGAGGATCACGGAGCTTGCGCACCGCAGGCTCCTCGCCCAGCAGCTCTCGCGGCTCGAGCGCGCTCAGGAGATCCATGAGACCTTCACGCGGCTGAGCCTCGAGCGGGCTGAGGCGCAGACGATCGTCGACCGCACGGCCGACCTGCTCGGGGCTCCGGTGGTCCTCGAGGACGTCGCCCACCGGGTGCTCGCGCATGCCGGTCCCGGATCGGAGACGCTGACGCAGAACTGGACGGATCTCGTCTCCGGGGCACGGCGGGCGCCCGGGGCCGAGGAGAACGGGCGGTGGCGGCAGACACCGGTGGGTCTGCGTGCTCGACGGTGGGGCCGCCTCGTCGTCCCGGGTCCCGCCGAGGCGGTCGTGGCCCTGGAGCAGATCATTGAGCGTGCCGGCGAGGCGCTGACCCTGACTCGCATGGCCGACCGTGACGAACAGGATCTGCTGCTGCAAGCGCAGAGCGGGCTGATCAGGGAGATCGCGGACTCCGAGGTCATCGATGAGGGAACGGCGCGGGCGCGAGCCCGCTCCCTCGGCTTCACGCCCGTCGATGGTGCGCAGTTCGTGCCGGTCGTCGTCCGGCTCGATCGGGACGCCGAGACCGAACCGACCCGGATTCAGCTGCAGGAGCGCGGGCTGACGCAGGAGATCGTCGCTGCCGCGACGCGGTTGGGCCTGTGCGTGCTGACGACGAGCCTCCAGTCCGGGGTCTTCGGATTCGTGCTCGCCCCGACCCGAACTGCCTCGGCGCATCGGCGCACAAGCTCGGAAGAACTCCTCACCGCACTGTTGGCGGAGGTCGACGATTATGCCGCCAGCTGGGTCGTCGGGGTCGGTCGGGCCGGTGACTCTCTGCTCACCGCTGCGTCCCGGATCGAGGCTGCTTCCCAGGTTGCCGAGGTGGCCTCGACTCTCGATGTCCGTGAGCGGGCGTTCTACCGGTCCTCCGATGTCCGGCTCCGGGGGCTGCTGTCGCTGTTGGCCGAGGACTCGCGGCTGCGCACGTTCGCCGAGGGTGAGCTGGGTCCGCTGTTCGAGGGCGGGGATCCGGACGATGCGGAGCTGCTCGAATTCCTCGAGCTGTTCCTCGCCCATGGTGGGAACAAGTCCGCGATGGCGCGGGCGGGTTTCCTGTCCCGGCCCACGCTCTACGCGCGCATCGCGAAGCTGCAGGACCGCCTCGGCGTCTCCCTCGATGATGCGGAATCACGCACGGCACTGCACGTGGCGCTGCTGTGGTGGAGGATGAGCGGCTGAACAGCTGCACTGTGACGGCGATGGCCGCGGACAAGCACGCTCAGATCAGTCGAACAGGGCGCGAATCGTGTCGGTGACCGGGATCCCGTGCTCGGCAGCCTCGGCGCGGTTGGCATAACGGCGATCGCCGGGCTGACGATCCATGCCCGCATCGCGGAGCATATCGACGAATTCCCTGACCCTGCCCAGGTAGGCGTCGTTGCCGCCGCGTTCGGGGTCGATGACGATGAAGAGCTGCCCGGTGCGGAAAGTATGAGCACCCTCGGGCGCTTCGGCATCGATCTCATAGGTGAAGGCACCGCCGGTGAGGCCAGCGGCGAGTGTTTCGATCATGAAGGAGAGCAGCGCTCCTTTGTGACCGCCGATGGGACGAATGCCGCCGCCGTCGAGGATTGCATTCGGATCCGTGGTGTCGGCGCCGGTCGAATCGACGCCGGTGCCGGGCGGGACCTGTTCACCGTCGGCGCGCAGCAGCTGCAGGTCGCCGTGGGACATCGACGATGTCGAGAAGTCGAAGACGATCGGGGCCGCCTCAGCCACGGGGGTGGCGAAGCCGAAGGGATTCGTGCTGAAGACCGGCCTGGTCGCCCCCTCAGGGACGACGGCGAGCTTGCCGCTGGCGATCATCCCCAGGGCCACATACCCGCGCTGCGCGAACGCTTCCAGGTCCGGCCACAGGGCTGAGAAGTGATGGGTGTTGCGCAGGGCGATGACCGCGACACCGGTCTCGGCGAGCGCCTCATCGATCTCCGCGCGAGCGTCGGCCAGGGCGGGCTGCGCGAATCCGTTGTGTCCGTCGATGCGGATGAACGAGGGACCGACGATGTCGACGCTCGCTTCGGCGGTGCCGTCGGCCCATCCGCGGTTGAGCGAATCAAGGTAGCCGGCGACCCGGAAGACCCCGTGGCTGAGCGTGCCGTCCCGCTCGCAGGTCCCACAGTTCGTCGCCAGCACCTGCGCGACCGCCGGGGAGGCTCCAGCGCCGACGAGCTTCGCCTCGATCGCGGCGACGAGTTCGTCGAGGGAGATCCGGTCGGCTTCATTCGTCATTGTTCGCTCCTCATGTGCGGTGATTCGCTTCGGATTCGACCATTGCCTGTCCCCAGCAGACTACCGTCGGCTCAATCGTCGGTTCCGGCGGTCATCCGGTCGGCTCAACGCCCCCAGATGTCGCCGATGGTGTAGCCGAAGGGGAAGGGATCGTCGGCCTCGAGCACGAGTTGCTGGAATCCCGTGATCCAGCCACGTCCGCTGATCGAGGGGATCACGGCCGGGCGCTCACCGACGCTCGTCGTCTCCTTCACCTCGGCGGTGAAGGTCGTTCCCAGCATCGATTCGTGGACGAACTCCTCCCCCACAGCGAGTTCACCGCGAGCATGTTTGGCGGCGACGCGACCACTCGTGCCGGTGCCGCACGGTGAACGGTCGAGCGTGCCCGTCCACGTGCTCGGGTCGTCGAGGTCGACCACGCCACTGGGCAGGACCACAGCGTTGCGACCGTCGGTCCCCGGAGTCACAGCGGGACCGTGGATCATCGGCAGCCCGATCGAATCGATCTCAGGAAGGAGCGGGTGCCGCACCTCGAAGATCTCGTTCGCCGCCTGGAGCAGGACGCTGCCGGCCCGGATGATCGCCTTGGCGTTGCCCGGATCGAGGTCCACGCCGAGGTGCTCCGCATGAGCCTGGACGTAGAACTGACCGCCGAAGACGATGTCGACGGGGACCGTCCCGTAGCCGGGGACTTCGAGCGGCAGGTCGAGGCCGTGGACGAAGGCCGGCACATTGTCGAAGGTGACGCGCTGCGCACGGCCGTCGACCACCTCGGCGCGGGCGGTGACGATGCCGGCTGCCGTGTCGATCCTCAGTTCCGTGATCGGTTCGGTGACGTCGACGGACCCGGTCTCGACCAGAGCCGTGACGGTGCAGATGAGGTTCGACCCGGACATCGGTTTGAACCCGCCCTGTTCCATGACGATCATGCCGAAGTCGCAGCTGGGGTCTGCTGCTGCGACGACGATCGGTGAGCACAGCCCCGGGTAGCCGCGCGGCTCCTGGAGGATGAGGGTGCGGAACTCGTCGAGGTGTTCGCGACAGTAGCGCAGCTTCTCGGCCATGGTCGCACCCTTGACCTTGAGGTTCGACCCGAGCAGAACCCGGCCGGGCTCCCCTGCCGCGTGGACGTCGACGGCCTGGATGATCTGTCTGTTCTTCACATCTCCTCGATTCCCGAACGAGTCGGTCGACGACCGCGACATCGGCGTCGCGGAGCGGACCTGGGTGCCACGACGGACCCCGCGTCCAGCGTCACGACCAGCCGACGAATCGGACCCACGTCGACACCGACGAGAGTCGTCTCCGTCCCGATGGCGCCAGCATAGTTGCGCGACGGGAGAATGGCACTGATCATCCGGTGGCCGCGGCGGAGCAGGTATATCGGTGGTTCAGAAGCGGCTCGGAGAGATGCGGGTGAGGAGCTCCTCAGACAACGTCGGCCTTCCGTCGGTCATGAGTCCGGCGAGCAGTCGTGCCGACCCCGGGGCCAGCGTCAGGCCGAGCATCGAGTGGCCGGAGTTGATGAAGACATTCGTCACCGAGGCGAGGCGCCCGATGACGGGGAGCCCGTCCGGGGCCATGGGGCGCGATCCCGCCCACGGGTTCTGCTCACCGCTTCCGTCGCCCCAGTCACGGAAGGCTTCCTGCGCGGAACGACGGATGGCGCCGACGCGGGTGTCGTTGACACGGTCGTCCCGGCTGCCGAACTCCATGGTTCCAGCCAGACGAAGCATGCCGTTGAGCGGTGTGACGGCGACGCGAGCGTCCTCGAGGGTCAGCGAGGTCTTCAGTTCGATCGGGGCTGGGGCGTAGTCGATGCTGTAGCCCTTCCCCGAGCAGATCGGGATCTTCTCGCCGATTTCGGCCGCCAGAGCGCCGGAGGGGACTCCCGCGGCAATGACGAAGGAATCGGCACCGATGACCTCGGCGTCGGTCGTGACCACGGCGGTCACGGTGTCGCCGGTGCGCACGAACCGACCGATGCGCGTGCCCTCACGGACATCGACACCGAAAGCGGACAGCTTCGCGAGCAGGCCCGCAGTCAGGGAATCGGGCTCGAGCTGTCGGTCGTCGGGGAAGAAGAGCCCGTGGCGGATGCGTTCGCTCAGCGCGGGTTCGGCCTCGTAGACCTCATCGTCGTGCAGGCACCGGGGATGGTGGCCCGCGGCTTCGAAGGCCGGCAGACTCTCGCAGTGTTCATCGAATCGTTCGCGGGTCGCGAAGGCGAGCAGCACTCCACGGTCGTGCATCTCGAAGTCGATGCCCTGCCGTTGGTACTCGTCGAAGAGGTCGTTCGCGTCCTCCCCGAGACGCAGGAGGAGGTCGAGCCCGACGGCGAAGTCGCGGGTGTTGCAGTGAGCGGCCATGCGCAGCAGGAACCTGAGGTACCCAGGAGCCAAGGACGGCCTGATCGACAGCGGACTGTCGGGGCTGAGCATCCAGCGGATGCCCTGCAGGAGCACACCCGGCGCGGGAACCGGTGTGCTTTCAGCGATCGCGATCTTCGCAGCGTTGCCGTGGGAGGCGCCGGAACCGCAGCGCTCGGCCTCGATGACAGTGACGTCATGGCCGCGCAGAGCCAGTTCGTATGCGCTGGTCAGCCCGATCACGCCGCCTCCGATGACGACAGTCCTCATCCGGCCACCTCCATTGGTCTCCCGGGTCGGCGGAACCGTGATCGGCGTTGGCATCACATGTCAGACTGCCACGATCATGGCCCTCGTTGTATGACAATACATTGGCAGGTACGCTGCGCAGAGTTCGCCAAATCGTCAATGCCGCCTCGGCGCAGATCGGACCCTCAGTCTCTGCCGATGCTTCCGGAGACGAGAAGGGCGAGTTCCTGGGCGCTGTCCATCGTGTGCACGTCGAGTGCGGTGCGAATGCGAGCCCGGTCGCCGCTGCGAATGGCGCGCATGAGTGCTGCATGGATCGCATGCGCACGGACGGAATCACGCCTGGTGAACTGGTCATAAGCGAG includes the following:
- a CDS encoding FAD-dependent oxidoreductase, whose translation is MRTVVIGGGVIGLTSAYELALRGHDVTVIEAERCGSGASHGNAAKIAIAESTPVPAPGVLLQGIRWMLSPDSPLSIRPSLAPGYLRFLLRMAAHCNTRDFAVGLDLLLRLGEDANDLFDEYQRQGIDFEMHDRGVLLAFATRERFDEHCESLPAFEAAGHHPRCLHDDEVYEAEPALSERIRHGLFFPDDRQLEPDSLTAGLLAKLSAFGVDVREGTRIGRFVRTGDTVTAVVTTDAEVIGADSFVIAAGVPSGALAAEIGEKIPICSGKGYSIDYAPAPIELKTSLTLEDARVAVTPLNGMLRLAGTMEFGSRDDRVNDTRVGAIRRSAQEAFRDWGDGSGEQNPWAGSRPMAPDGLPVIGRLASVTNVFINSGHSMLGLTLAPGSARLLAGLMTDGRPTLSEELLTRISPSRF
- a CDS encoding PucR family transcriptional regulator — protein: MDGTSSSIDSTASVEPADPAGLSIAGLLDHDEIRDGGPEVVAGAADLHRTIRWVHIADSAQVERFLEGGELVLTTATTFRRSPAAMREFLDQLERAGAAGTIVELVDEDSEPDHGAAAVLREASAGRTLPVILLERRVKFVRITELAHRRLLAQQLSRLERAQEIHETFTRLSLERAEAQTIVDRTADLLGAPVVLEDVAHRVLAHAGPGSETLTQNWTDLVSGARRAPGAEENGRWRQTPVGLRARRWGRLVVPGPAEAVVALEQIIERAGEALTLTRMADRDEQDLLLQAQSGLIREIADSEVIDEGTARARARSLGFTPVDGAQFVPVVVRLDRDAETEPTRIQLQERGLTQEIVAAATRLGLCVLTTSLQSGVFGFVLAPTRTASAHRRTSSEELLTALLAEVDDYAASWVVGVGRAGDSLLTAASRIEAASQVAEVASTLDVRERAFYRSSDVRLRGLLSLLAEDSRLRTFAEGELGPLFEGGDPDDAELLEFLELFLAHGGNKSAMARAGFLSRPTLYARIAKLQDRLGVSLDDAESRTALHVALLWWRMSG
- a CDS encoding proline racemase family protein, producing MKNRQIIQAVDVHAAGEPGRVLLGSNLKVKGATMAEKLRYCREHLDEFRTLILQEPRGYPGLCSPIVVAAADPSCDFGMIVMEQGGFKPMSGSNLICTVTALVETGSVDVTEPITELRIDTAAGIVTARAEVVDGRAQRVTFDNVPAFVHGLDLPLEVPGYGTVPVDIVFGGQFYVQAHAEHLGVDLDPGNAKAIIRAGSVLLQAANEIFEVRHPLLPEIDSIGLPMIHGPAVTPGTDGRNAVVLPSGVVDLDDPSTWTGTLDRSPCGTGTSGRVAAKHARGELAVGEEFVHESMLGTTFTAEVKETTSVGERPAVIPSISGRGWITGFQQLVLEADDPFPFGYTIGDIWGR
- a CDS encoding Ldh family oxidoreductase, giving the protein MTNEADRISLDELVAAIEAKLVGAGASPAVAQVLATNCGTCERDGTLSHGVFRVAGYLDSLNRGWADGTAEASVDIVGPSFIRIDGHNGFAQPALADARAEIDEALAETGVAVIALRNTHHFSALWPDLEAFAQRGYVALGMIASGKLAVVPEGATRPVFSTNPFGFATPVAEAAPIVFDFSTSSMSHGDLQLLRADGEQVPPGTGVDSTGADTTDPNAILDGGGIRPIGGHKGALLSFMIETLAAGLTGGAFTYEIDAEAPEGAHTFRTGQLFIVIDPERGGNDAYLGRVREFVDMLRDAGMDRQPGDRRYANRAEAAEHGIPVTDTIRALFD